From one Bacillus sp. FJAT-42376 genomic stretch:
- a CDS encoding GNAT family N-acetyltransferase yields the protein MELQKYQPHHKERLQDFSLPPEQMPFTALPVDRLEGSNGEHPIVILYERKPVGFFLLHSGERVNDYTDLPNRMLLTSFSVNFSDQGKGYAKGGLKLLKAFVQQEFPDCAEVILAVNHRNIAAQNLYIKTGFFDTGNRKTGKIGEQYIFSLPIL from the coding sequence ATGGAATTACAAAAATATCAGCCCCATCATAAAGAAAGACTGCAAGATTTCAGTCTTCCGCCAGAGCAAATGCCATTCACCGCCCTGCCTGTCGACCGGCTTGAAGGCTCCAATGGCGAACATCCAATTGTCATTCTGTATGAGAGAAAACCAGTCGGCTTTTTTCTTCTTCACTCCGGTGAAAGAGTGAACGACTATACGGATCTTCCAAACCGGATGCTATTAACTTCTTTCTCTGTCAATTTCTCTGATCAGGGTAAAGGGTATGCGAAAGGAGGACTGAAGCTTTTGAAGGCGTTTGTTCAGCAGGAATTTCCAGATTGTGCTGAAGTGATTCTCGCTGTCAACCATAGGAATATCGCTGCCCAAAATCTATACATAAAGACCGGATTTTTTGACACCGGCAATCGAAAGACCGGAAAGATTGGCGAACAATACATTTTCAGTCTGCCGATTTTATGA
- a CDS encoding Tellurium resistance, whose product MNRVIELKKKGESINLSKTSGSGIGELLVNLNWNQKPQNQTGKGGFLSGLLGKGASQADLDLGCLYELKNGQKGCIQALGNAFGNLNQLPYIQLDHDDRTGAAAGGENLRINGDRVQEMRRILVYTFIYQGAANWSEVDGVVTLKYGTGQDIEVKLDEHRNGQTMCAIAMIENVQDQTFNVTRLVEYFHGHAKMDRAFGWGMKWQAGRK is encoded by the coding sequence ATGAATAGAGTGATTGAGTTAAAGAAAAAAGGTGAATCCATTAATCTCTCAAAAACAAGCGGATCAGGTATTGGCGAACTATTGGTGAATTTAAATTGGAATCAGAAACCGCAGAATCAAACTGGAAAAGGAGGATTTTTATCCGGATTGCTCGGGAAAGGTGCAAGTCAAGCGGACCTTGACTTAGGCTGTTTATATGAACTTAAAAACGGCCAAAAAGGCTGCATTCAGGCCCTCGGAAATGCGTTTGGAAACCTTAATCAGCTGCCTTATATTCAATTGGACCACGATGATCGGACTGGAGCGGCGGCGGGTGGAGAAAATCTCCGGATCAATGGAGACCGGGTACAGGAGATGAGACGGATTCTTGTATACACGTTTATTTATCAGGGAGCAGCTAACTGGTCAGAGGTAGATGGGGTCGTTACACTAAAATACGGCACTGGCCAGGACATAGAGGTGAAGCTTGATGAACACCGCAATGGCCAAACGATGTGTGCCATTGCCATGATTGAAAACGTCCAGGATCAGACGTTTAATGTTACACGTCTTGTCGAATATTTTCATGGACATGCAAAAATGGACCGCGCCTTTGGATGGGGGATGAAGTGGCAGGCGGGAAGAAAATAA
- a CDS encoding alpha/beta hydrolase, with amino-acid sequence MKKLWIGLGVALSYIFIVGFFFTNMMMFIKKRTDEEILERETLDGHFIQKDFDELKKTEVTIPSIYGYDVKGYLVAPYEDRKFVIICHGVTVNRYNSVKYMNLFLKRGYNVLIYDHRRHGESGGKTTSYGHYEKYDLQAVVHWLKEQFGQDITLGIHGESMGSVTMLLYAGMLEDGADFYVADCPFDSLEKQLLYRLKVEFRLPGFLVMPIARPFMKWRDGYSLKDVSPIQFIDRIKSPVLFIHSKDDAYIPSESSQLLYEKKNGPKKIYFAEKGDHAMSFTENREAYERILDEFLEEAVPVTQ; translated from the coding sequence ATGAAAAAACTTTGGATTGGTCTTGGCGTTGCCCTTTCCTACATATTCATCGTTGGCTTCTTTTTCACAAATATGATGATGTTTATTAAGAAGCGGACAGACGAAGAAATTCTGGAGCGCGAAACACTGGACGGGCATTTTATTCAGAAGGATTTTGATGAGCTGAAAAAAACTGAAGTGACGATTCCGTCCATTTACGGATATGACGTCAAAGGCTACCTCGTCGCACCTTACGAGGACCGCAAATTTGTCATCATCTGCCATGGGGTTACCGTCAACCGCTACAACTCGGTTAAATACATGAATTTGTTTTTAAAGCGCGGATACAACGTCCTGATCTATGACCATCGCAGACATGGGGAGTCCGGCGGGAAAACGACAAGCTACGGCCATTATGAAAAATACGATCTGCAAGCCGTTGTTCATTGGCTGAAGGAGCAATTTGGACAGGATATAACGTTAGGCATCCACGGAGAATCCATGGGATCGGTTACCATGCTGCTGTATGCCGGAATGCTTGAGGACGGGGCCGATTTTTACGTGGCCGACTGTCCGTTCGACAGCCTGGAAAAGCAGCTGCTTTACCGTCTGAAAGTAGAATTCCGTCTGCCAGGCTTTCTTGTCATGCCGATTGCCCGCCCTTTTATGAAATGGCGCGACGGGTACTCTCTTAAAGACGTATCCCCTATCCAATTCATTGATAGGATTAAAAGTCCCGTCCTTTTTATTCACAGCAAGGACGATGCTTACATTCCATCTGAATCATCTCAGCTGCTGTATGAAAAGAAAAACGGTCCAAAGAAAATCTACTTTGCTGAAAAAGGGGATCACGCGATGTCGTTTACGGAGAATCGGGAAGCATATGAGCGGATATTGGATGAATTTTTGGAAGAGGCTGTGCCTGTAACACAGTAG
- a CDS encoding Type 1 glutamine amidotransferase-like domain-containing protein, with translation MRLVIIGGGYARKSDHFFINQRLAELTGKDNPVVLFIPSAASDDEVYIKEFLGVFEQRLGCQVSVLRTAFFHSYSEVTEAFQAADLIYLGGGNYVNMIEASKQWKIDGLFIDALQSGKLIAGISAGAICWFSSGLRSDYEGDGYAESEGWSILNAVFCPHFNQPDRAEAFASLMEQTNRKGIAIEDDCALYINGNTYEIIGSPESIHLFCGLSLKDLGSLITPFPHGKMKQFGNNALLSFQPVNR, from the coding sequence ATGCGCTTAGTCATCATCGGAGGCGGATACGCCAGAAAGTCTGATCATTTTTTTATCAATCAGCGGCTGGCGGAGCTGACAGGAAAAGACAATCCAGTAGTCTTATTTATTCCAAGCGCGGCTTCGGATGATGAAGTCTACATAAAAGAATTCCTCGGTGTGTTTGAACAGCGTCTTGGCTGCCAGGTTTCCGTTTTGCGGACGGCTTTCTTCCATTCTTACTCAGAAGTGACGGAAGCCTTTCAAGCTGCTGACCTGATTTACCTTGGCGGAGGAAACTATGTGAACATGATAGAAGCATCGAAACAATGGAAAATCGATGGTCTTTTCATCGACGCTCTGCAATCCGGCAAACTGATTGCCGGAATCAGTGCAGGAGCCATATGCTGGTTCAGCAGCGGCCTTCGCTCGGATTATGAGGGAGACGGTTATGCGGAAAGTGAAGGATGGTCTATTTTGAATGCTGTTTTTTGCCCTCATTTTAATCAGCCTGATCGTGCGGAAGCCTTTGCCTCACTTATGGAGCAAACAAACAGAAAAGGGATAGCTATAGAAGATGACTGCGCCTTATATATAAACGGAAATACGTATGAAATCATCGGTTCACCTGAGAGCATCCATTTATTCTGCGGGCTTTCACTGAAGGATCTTGGCTCTTTAATCACCCCTTTTCCGCATGGGAAGATGAAGCAGTTCGGTAACAATGCTTTGCTTTCCTTTCAGCCGGTCAATCGCTAA